From Cydia strobilella chromosome 7, ilCydStro3.1, whole genome shotgun sequence, one genomic window encodes:
- the LOC134743196 gene encoding SH3 domain-binding glutamic acid-rich protein produces the protein MVVKIYISGISGNKEVKKRQQRVMMIMDSKNIKYDIIDITEPGREADKDFMQNNSTSNGGTVSDPNPRSPLPPQIFNDKEYCGDYDQFDLANEVDTLEVFLKVELPPEEPPAAEEKVVNGDAQKTENGDSKASKENSQERDTKSAEKEGTPAPKEGSQEKETPPPKDGTPSKEGTPAPKSKEGTPAPKSKEGTPAPKSKEGTPAPKSKEGTPAPKSKEGTPAPKSKEGTPAPKSKEGTPAPKSKEGTPAADAPREASQERQSVEKEAPVEETKVSDVESAVKSAKSSKESTPQRENGSVGSREQSQDKDEAVVKKTNPSEALIESEQAAAAE, from the exons ATGGTTGTTAAAATATACATTAGTGGTATTTCTGGAAACAAGGAG GTGAAGAAGAGACAACAGCGTGTTATGATGATAATGGAttctaaaaacattaaatatgacatcattgacatcaCGGAACCGGGAAGGGAAGCGGATAAAGACTTTATGCAAAACAACTCTACATCGAATGGAGGGACCGTAAGCGACCCCAACCCGCGGTCCCCGCTGCCTCCGCAGATCTTCAACGACAAGGAGTACTGCGGG GATTATGACCAGTTTGACCTGGCAAATGAAGTGGATACGCTGGAGGTATTCTTGAAAGTGGAGCTTCCTCCAGAAGAGCCGCCAGCAGCAGAAGAAAAG gttGTGAATGGGGATGCTCAGAAAACTGAAAATGGAGATAGTAAGGCCTCCAAGGAGAACTCACAGGAAAGGGATACCAAATCTGCAGAAAAAGAGGGTACTCCTGCACCAAAGGAAGGATCACAAGAGAAAGAAACACCCCCACCCAAGGACGGAACTCCTTCAAAAGAAGGAACACCAGCACCTAAGTCTAAAGAAGGAACACCAGCACCTAAGTCTAAAGAAGGTACTCCTGCTCCCAAGTCTAAAGAAGGGACACCTGCCCCCAAGTCTAAAGAAGGTACACCAGCACCCAAGTCTAAAGAAGGTACACCAGCACCCAAGTCCAAGGAAGGTACACCCGCACCCAAGTCTAAAGAAGGTACTCCTGCCCCTAAGTCTAAAGAAGGTACACCTGCTGCAGATGCCCCGAGGGAAGCTTCACAAGAAAGACAATCTGTTGAAAAGGAGGCACCAGTTGAAGAAACAAAGGTGTCTGATGTAGAGTCCGCAGTTAAATCAGCAAAATCCTCAAAAGAAAGTACACCGCAAAGGGAAAATGGTTCTGTGGGGTCTCGCGAACAATCTCAAGATAAAGATGAGGCTGTAGTAAAGAAGACTAACCCATCTGAGGCTTTGATCGAGAGTGAGCAGGCGGCCGCTGCGGAGTAA